One window of Anaerolineales bacterium genomic DNA carries:
- a CDS encoding ABC transporter ATP-binding protein → MNTPIVELKNVSKTYSTAAGDFPALKNINLKVNPGEFLGVVGKSGAGKSTLLNMINGVDVLTSGEVIVNSSGSRIYVHNLSEDQKALWRGQTMGVVYQSFQLLPMLTLVENITLPMDLAENFKPREAREKAMELLRLVEIEEHADKLPAFISGGQQQRVAIARALANDPDILVADEPTGSLDSVTADHIFDVFSRLASERGKTIIMVTHDMSLKNRFSRYLSLVDGELQDSEKPDASPKRSRKG, encoded by the coding sequence ATGAATACTCCCATTGTTGAACTCAAAAACGTATCCAAGACCTATTCAACGGCAGCCGGTGATTTCCCGGCATTGAAAAATATCAACCTAAAAGTGAATCCGGGCGAGTTCTTAGGGGTGGTGGGCAAGTCAGGCGCGGGAAAATCGACGCTCTTGAACATGATCAACGGCGTGGATGTGCTGACCAGCGGGGAAGTGATCGTCAATTCCAGCGGCTCGCGGATATACGTACATAACCTGAGCGAGGACCAAAAAGCGCTCTGGCGCGGACAGACGATGGGCGTGGTTTATCAGTCCTTCCAGTTGCTGCCAATGTTGACCCTGGTGGAAAATATTACTCTGCCCATGGATCTTGCGGAGAACTTCAAGCCGCGTGAGGCGCGTGAGAAGGCGATGGAACTTCTGCGCCTGGTGGAGATAGAGGAACATGCCGATAAACTCCCCGCCTTTATTTCGGGCGGCCAGCAGCAGCGTGTGGCGATCGCGCGCGCGCTCGCAAACGACCCGGACATCCTCGTTGCCGACGAGCCAACAGGGAGTCTCGATTCTGTCACGGCCGACCATATATTCGATGTATTTTCGCGCCTCGCCTCCGAACGGGGCAAGACCATCATCATGGTGACTCACGATATGAGTCTAAAGAACCGTTTCTCGCGTTATCTAAGCCTTGTCGATGGGGAGTTGCAGGATTCCGAAAAACCGGATGCCAGTCCAAAGAGGAGCCGCAAGGGATGA
- a CDS encoding DUF1801 domain-containing protein — protein sequence MAKAELKTKVNDASVAKFLNSVADEQKRDDCFEILKMMKQVTKEEPKMWGSSIVGFGSYHYKGKSGREGDWMLTGFSPRKQNLTLYLMGGFDTHTALLKKLGKFTTSVGCLYIKKLDDVDKKVLKELVQASVKRIKQLSK from the coding sequence ATGGCAAAGGCTGAACTCAAGACCAAGGTCAATGACGCCAGTGTGGCGAAATTCCTCAACAGCGTCGCCGACGAGCAGAAACGTGACGACTGCTTCGAGATTCTCAAGATGATGAAGCAGGTTACCAAGGAGGAGCCGAAGATGTGGGGCTCGAGCATCGTCGGCTTTGGCAGTTATCACTACAAAGGAAAAAGCGGACGCGAAGGCGACTGGATGTTGACAGGTTTCTCGCCTCGCAAGCAAAACCTGACCTTGTACCTGATGGGCGGATTTGATACACATACCGCTTTGTTGAAAAAACTTGGTAAGTTCACCACCAGCGTGGGATGTTTGTATATTAAGAAGCTGGACGATGTGGACAAAAAAGTCCTGAAAGAGTTGGTGCAGGCGTCTGTTAAAAGGATCAAACAGTTGAGCAAATGA
- a CDS encoding M20 family metallopeptidase, with the protein MDTKTLLKLLVETESPSHQKAAVDRVGAIIADESRRTGAKVEFVSNKETGDHVIARWGGDGKPILLVCHMDTVFPLGTIGNFPYREEEGKIMGPGVSDMKASIAISLGAIEVALKDGMTRPVTLLCTSDEEIGSITSRDLIINMAREAELTLVMEPALVDGSLKTWRKGVGGFTVKVKGRAAHSGGDHEKGRNAIEEMAHQVIAIQKLTDYAKKSTVNVGVIKGGTVSNVVPEEVEIEVDVRVLRVEEWDRIESAMKSLKPVLDGTSIEVTGGLNRPPMPFDDVMQATFRKAQVIAGEIGIELKAGGTGGASDANLIAPLGLPVLDGLGAIGEGYHSEREYIFAGSLAQRIKLVSALMKNW; encoded by the coding sequence ATGGACACAAAAACCCTTCTCAAACTTCTCGTTGAAACCGAGTCCCCCTCGCACCAAAAAGCTGCCGTGGACAGGGTTGGGGCGATCATTGCCGACGAATCCCGAAGGACCGGAGCAAAAGTGGAATTTGTTTCGAACAAGGAAACAGGCGACCATGTCATTGCGCGTTGGGGCGGGGATGGAAAACCGATTTTGCTGGTCTGCCATATGGATACCGTATTTCCACTGGGCACCATAGGGAATTTCCCGTATCGGGAAGAAGAGGGAAAGATCATGGGACCCGGCGTATCGGACATGAAAGCCAGCATTGCCATCTCGCTCGGTGCGATCGAAGTCGCGTTGAAGGATGGGATGACTCGTCCCGTCACCCTGCTTTGCACATCGGATGAAGAAATCGGAAGCATTACCTCCCGCGATCTCATTATCAACATGGCAAGGGAGGCTGAGTTGACGCTTGTGATGGAACCCGCTTTGGTGGATGGATCGCTCAAAACCTGGCGCAAGGGCGTGGGGGGATTCACTGTCAAAGTGAAGGGACGGGCTGCGCACTCGGGTGGAGATCACGAGAAGGGACGTAACGCCATCGAAGAAATGGCGCACCAGGTGATCGCGATCCAAAAATTGACGGATTACGCCAAAAAGAGCACCGTCAACGTTGGCGTCATCAAAGGAGGGACGGTCTCGAATGTGGTGCCGGAGGAAGTTGAGATCGAAGTGGACGTGAGAGTCTTGCGAGTGGAGGAGTGGGATCGGATCGAATCGGCAATGAAAAGCCTCAAGCCGGTTCTCGATGGAACTTCGATCGAAGTGACAGGCGGGCTCAACCGACCCCCGATGCCTTTCGATGACGTTATGCAGGCTACGTTCAGAAAAGCACAGGTCATTGCAGGGGAGATCGGTATTGAGCTCAAAGCCGGAGGTACGGGCGGCGCCTCGGACGCGAATCTCATTGCGCCGCTTGGGCTTCCGGTATTAGATGGATTGGGCGCGATCGGCGAAGGCTATCATTCGGAACGTGAGTATATTTTTGCAGGCAGCCTTGCCCAGCGGATCAAATTGGTTTCTGCGCTGATGAAAAACTGGTAA
- a CDS encoding response regulator, with the protein MNSDPRRLPQVLYIAESEESRSLVRRLLADKFVVLEAANPLDGLGLAGETHPRLILLDNNVSQMTSSEAATRLKKTLSGTPIVIVSGDTSNKARARALAAGAVGFIPKPIGDDFEQLVIEYLEGKVDELEHAERYLREYQLELAEKIEDQTRQLTNTVERNKYLLSQNQKMFAMLERRHKLLETAARVGQMVTSILDLNELLRHTVNIICSEFHFYYSGIFLVSDDRNWAVLRAGYAQAGRKMLEAGYKLPIDDKSMIGRSILTQQAQIALDAAGEESRFQNPYLPDTRSEMALPLIVNSLSVGAVTVQSSELNAFNEEDITSLQAMADQVAIAINNANLMKDLENANAEILRTKTYEAIATATGEAIHWVGNKAAPIPGSVSRVREDIRYLLALVAQLKESELENASLQAAVRSVREGAEAAGLDLKKLLDEMSAMKPNRLQSSVSVESMMEDLDIVENSANIILDIKEGLIGPARQRHDAPVSLSELIANTVENMGLPGGAVEMNWTEDMPLALVDARQVEQVFNNLIKNAWEALILSDTLQPKIHVNGRRDKDADFVLVSVKDNGPGIPKELQEKIWVSFFTTKGGKGGTGLGLSAVMQIVNQHGGRVWLESEPGLGATFHVRLPAEK; encoded by the coding sequence ATGAACTCAGACCCACGCAGACTCCCCCAGGTGCTTTATATCGCAGAAAGCGAAGAATCGCGTTCGCTTGTGCGGCGTCTGCTCGCTGATAAATTCGTCGTGCTCGAAGCGGCAAATCCGCTGGATGGGTTGGGGTTGGCGGGAGAGACGCATCCCAGGTTGATCCTGCTCGATAACAATGTTTCTCAAATGACAAGCAGCGAGGCGGCGACCCGCCTAAAGAAAACCCTTTCGGGCACACCCATTGTCATTGTCTCGGGAGATACATCGAATAAAGCGAGGGCGAGAGCGCTTGCGGCTGGCGCAGTGGGATTCATTCCCAAACCCATCGGCGATGATTTTGAACAGCTTGTGATCGAATACCTGGAGGGCAAAGTCGACGAACTTGAGCATGCCGAGCGATACTTGCGCGAGTATCAATTGGAACTGGCGGAGAAGATCGAAGACCAGACCCGGCAACTGACAAATACGGTTGAGCGCAACAAGTATTTGCTATCGCAGAATCAGAAAATGTTTGCCATGCTCGAACGAAGACACAAGTTATTGGAAACGGCTGCGCGGGTCGGACAGATGGTCACTTCGATATTGGATCTCAACGAACTGCTGCGGCATACGGTCAATATCATTTGCAGCGAATTCCATTTCTATTACTCCGGTATATTTCTTGTTTCTGATGACCGTAATTGGGCGGTCTTGCGCGCCGGATACGCTCAGGCGGGACGGAAAATGCTCGAAGCCGGTTACAAACTGCCCATCGATGACAAATCGATGATCGGACGCTCGATATTGACTCAACAGGCGCAGATCGCGCTTGACGCGGCTGGAGAGGAATCGCGCTTCCAGAATCCGTACTTGCCGGATACCCGTTCCGAAATGGCATTGCCGCTGATCGTCAATTCATTATCTGTAGGAGCAGTGACGGTTCAAAGCAGTGAGCTCAACGCATTCAACGAAGAAGATATCACGTCCCTTCAAGCAATGGCAGACCAGGTTGCGATTGCCATTAACAATGCTAACCTTATGAAAGACCTCGAGAACGCCAATGCGGAAATCCTGCGCACAAAAACCTATGAAGCGATCGCAACCGCTACAGGTGAAGCCATCCACTGGGTGGGGAACAAGGCGGCTCCGATTCCTGGAAGTGTGAGCCGGGTGCGGGAGGATATTCGTTATCTGTTGGCGTTGGTCGCACAGCTGAAGGAATCGGAGTTGGAAAATGCTTCGCTGCAGGCGGCAGTTCGATCGGTCCGGGAAGGGGCGGAGGCGGCTGGATTGGACCTGAAAAAGCTCCTCGATGAGATGTCCGCAATGAAGCCGAATCGATTGCAGTCGTCCGTCAGCGTCGAATCGATGATGGAAGACCTGGACATCGTTGAAAACAGTGCAAATATCATCCTTGATATCAAGGAGGGGTTGATCGGTCCGGCGCGTCAGAGACACGATGCGCCCGTGTCGTTGAGCGAGTTAATCGCGAATACCGTGGAGAATATGGGCTTACCCGGCGGTGCCGTGGAAATGAACTGGACAGAAGATATGCCACTTGCGCTTGTCGATGCAAGACAGGTGGAACAGGTCTTCAATAACCTCATCAAAAATGCCTGGGAAGCGTTGATCCTTTCGGACACACTCCAGCCGAAAATCCATGTAAATGGACGCAGAGACAAAGATGCGGATTTTGTTCTTGTCTCTGTGAAAGATAACGGGCCCGGCATTCCGAAGGAGTTGCAGGAAAAAATCTGGGTGTCGTTCTTTACCACGAAAGGTGGGAAGGGCGGCACAGGGCTGGGTCTCTCTGCCGTGATGCAGATCGTGAATCAACATGGCGGGAGGGTTTGGTTGGAGAGCGAACCGGGGCTGGGTGCTACATTCCATGTCCGCCTACCCGCGGAGAAGTAA
- the tgt gene encoding tRNA guanosine(34) transglycosylase Tgt: protein MFDYKITAKNDRARTGIFSTPHGELITPVFAPVGTQATVKTLTPGHLEEINASLVLSNTYHLYLRPGDELVRDMGGLHRFMQWHKPMLTDSGGFQVFSLSQTRKVDEEGVTFKSHIDGSIHRFTPEKSIAIQENLGADIIMAFDECSDPNDLDYIEQAMERTHRWAERSLEAKTRPDQALFGIVQGGIDPTLRTESAKFIASLDTPGIAIGGLSVGETKKEMHDTLDVVTPLLPEDKPRYLMGVGTPEDLINGVLRGIDIFDCVLPTRLARHHSAFSPEGRLNLMNASFARDGHPIDETCDCYSCRTFTRSYIRHLIVAKELLAGTLISIHNLRALIRLMENIRVFIADGSFESRAPELLRQWSNNAKRAEIGAV, encoded by the coding sequence ATGTTCGATTATAAAATCACAGCTAAAAACGATCGCGCTCGCACAGGAATTTTTTCCACCCCGCACGGCGAATTGATAACGCCCGTTTTCGCCCCGGTAGGTACGCAGGCAACCGTCAAAACATTAACCCCAGGGCATCTCGAAGAAATCAATGCATCCCTGGTGTTGAGCAATACGTATCATCTTTACCTGCGCCCGGGCGATGAACTTGTCCGCGACATGGGTGGTTTGCACAGATTCATGCAATGGCACAAACCCATGCTTACCGATTCGGGGGGCTTCCAGGTTTTCTCCCTTTCTCAAACCCGCAAGGTGGATGAGGAGGGTGTGACCTTCAAGAGTCATATCGATGGCTCGATCCACCGCTTCACGCCGGAAAAGTCCATTGCCATTCAGGAAAATCTTGGCGCGGATATCATCATGGCGTTCGATGAATGTTCCGACCCGAACGACCTCGACTACATCGAACAAGCCATGGAACGGACCCATCGTTGGGCAGAGCGTTCGCTCGAAGCCAAAACGCGTCCGGACCAAGCCTTGTTCGGGATCGTGCAAGGCGGCATCGATCCCACGCTGAGAACGGAATCTGCAAAATTCATCGCATCGCTGGATACGCCGGGTATCGCCATTGGCGGCCTTTCAGTGGGAGAGACCAAAAAGGAAATGCACGATACTCTGGATGTGGTCACGCCGCTTTTGCCGGAAGATAAGCCGCGTTATCTAATGGGCGTAGGCACGCCCGAAGACCTCATCAACGGCGTATTGCGCGGGATCGACATCTTCGATTGCGTCCTGCCGACGCGCCTGGCAAGGCACCATTCAGCTTTTTCGCCGGAGGGGCGGCTTAATTTGATGAACGCATCCTTTGCGCGCGATGGGCATCCGATCGATGAAACTTGCGATTGTTATTCCTGCAGGACGTTCACAAGGTCATATATCCGTCACCTGATCGTGGCGAAAGAATTGCTGGCAGGGACATTGATTTCGATTCATAATCTCCGTGCTTTGATCCGGTTAATGGAGAATATCCGCGTCTTTATCGCTGACGGCTCTTTTGAGTCCCGGGCGCCTGAATTGTTAAGGCAGTGGTCGAACAATGCTAAACGCGCTGAGATTGGAGCGGTGTAA
- the uppP gene encoding undecaprenyl-diphosphatase UppP: MDYFHAVVLGIVQGLTEFIPVSSTAHLFIASSVLGLPSDARLFAFNVIIQLGTVAALLLFFWQDIWRIARAFLDGIKERKPFVEYHSRLGWLVIVATIPAGIAGLVLNQFIKSLSADPLLWAGIRLLFTAILLAGVEYFDKKSRTLESATWMDAFSVGLFQVLAIFPGASRSGSTMAGAMLRGFDRASAARFAFLMSAPILVAAGLYETVQVIILPNTTEFLPILITGFAVSAIVGWLAIRWLMGYLRQHSLYVFSIYCLVSGVVVLLLKYSG; encoded by the coding sequence TTGGATTATTTTCATGCGGTCGTTCTGGGCATTGTGCAAGGCTTGACCGAATTCATCCCGGTCTCTTCGACAGCTCATCTGTTCATTGCCAGCAGCGTGCTTGGGCTTCCGTCAGATGCGCGGCTCTTTGCCTTCAATGTCATCATTCAACTGGGCACGGTGGCGGCGTTGCTGCTGTTTTTCTGGCAGGATATTTGGAGAATTGCCAGAGCTTTTCTTGATGGGATCAAAGAACGCAAACCATTCGTGGAATATCATTCACGGCTCGGATGGCTGGTGATCGTTGCCACCATCCCTGCTGGAATTGCCGGCCTGGTACTGAATCAATTCATAAAGAGCTTGTCCGCTGACCCATTATTATGGGCGGGGATTCGTTTATTGTTCACAGCGATTCTGTTGGCTGGCGTGGAATACTTCGATAAAAAGAGCCGCACACTTGAATCTGCCACCTGGATGGACGCCTTTTCTGTAGGGTTGTTCCAGGTGCTGGCGATCTTTCCCGGCGCGTCCCGTTCCGGCTCGACCATGGCGGGGGCGATGTTACGCGGCTTTGACCGCGCCTCAGCGGCGCGTTTTGCGTTTCTCATGTCTGCGCCGATCTTGGTGGCGGCGGGACTCTATGAAACCGTTCAAGTGATCATCCTGCCGAACACGACCGAGTTTTTGCCCATTCTCATTACCGGATTTGCCGTCTCGGCGATTGTGGGCTGGTTGGCAATCCGCTGGCTGATGGGATATTTGCGTCAGCACTCGTTGTATGTTTTTTCAATTTATTGTCTGGTATCAGGAGTCGTCGTCCTCTTGTTGAAATATTCAGGTTAA
- a CDS encoding response regulator codes for MTTVLLVDDEKLIQRSLEKTLLRAGFEVLTAPDCKTGSDIFSRNAGAVDIAVLDLNMPGFDGTPKNDAGFDLLMELKKMKAGLPVVILTAYDEVNKAKDAVSKGASAFFVKGREQGLVELIQKILDS; via the coding sequence ATGACGACGGTTCTTTTAGTGGATGACGAGAAGCTGATCCAGCGCAGTTTGGAGAAGACCCTCCTGCGCGCAGGCTTCGAGGTGTTGACCGCGCCCGATTGCAAGACTGGCAGCGACATATTTTCGCGGAACGCAGGCGCAGTGGATATTGCCGTGCTCGACCTGAACATGCCCGGTTTCGATGGAACGCCGAAGAACGATGCAGGTTTCGACCTGTTGATGGAATTGAAGAAAATGAAAGCCGGTTTACCGGTGGTCATCCTTACAGCGTACGATGAAGTGAATAAAGCCAAGGATGCCGTTTCCAAAGGAGCAAGCGCGTTCTTTGTTAAGGGACGCGAGCAAGGTTTGGTGGAATTGATCCAAAAGATATTGGATTCATAA
- a CDS encoding GAF domain-containing protein yields the protein MTNTIERHAKLLKAAARAAKNITTILDPYELFQRTVDIICDEFGFYYAGVFLVDDARQYAVLRAGRGEAGRAMLREGHKLAIGGNSMIGASIANKKGRIALDVGEEAVFFENPHLPNTRSEMALPLVIADEVIGALTVQSTEEAAFHEEDIDALQTMADQLAVAIQNSKLHRQEERRSRLLRAANRVGKEIASILDLDQLLPQTVNIICEAYGLYYAGVFLLDEKGEYAVLRAGYGKAGKAMVTEGHKLRIGTESMIGACIAMGEARIALDVGEERVHFKNPHLPHTRSEMALPLIYGGRTLGAVTIQSSEERAFSDDDITTLLTMAEHLAVAINNARLIDELKEAHNEILRNKVFEALTTASTEAIHWIGNKTLPISLTVARLREEISDGKVDLDSFREDLDMIAESATQIIQVKEQLIGAVREMKPRPVLLADVLQTAAMQRGIPQKALKIDISPEAAYVIADSTQLTRAIGNILQNAVEAGAKTVKVHTRLTEERGVLEIDIEDDGSGMNDETQRKAWSPFFTTRGVAHHGLGLPATLHVLSQSQGRIALVSEVGRGTTVAMMMPQGRVTSSEIQPGGLKNILLIDDDDDWANLLKEMFKGAKVKLTQSTDLKKFPEADLVLVDEHITSASLSDVLAAISKAGLAPKTIILTSAISPERVTQYMRGGLKDVTVKPYSVNELNDLLK from the coding sequence ATGACGAATACTATTGAACGACATGCGAAGTTATTGAAAGCCGCTGCGCGGGCTGCAAAGAATATCACCACAATCCTGGATCCCTACGAACTCTTCCAGCGCACAGTGGACATTATCTGCGACGAATTCGGTTTTTATTATGCCGGCGTCTTTCTTGTGGATGATGCCCGCCAGTATGCCGTGCTCAGAGCCGGTCGCGGCGAAGCGGGCAGAGCCATGCTGCGCGAGGGTCATAAACTTGCCATCGGCGGCAACTCGATGATCGGCGCGAGCATTGCCAATAAGAAGGGACGCATTGCGCTCGACGTCGGCGAAGAAGCCGTTTTCTTTGAAAATCCACATCTGCCCAACACTCGTTCCGAAATGGCGCTTCCGCTGGTCATCGCGGACGAGGTGATCGGCGCTCTTACAGTCCAATCCACCGAAGAGGCGGCTTTCCACGAGGAAGACATCGACGCACTGCAAACGATGGCGGACCAGCTCGCGGTCGCGATCCAGAATTCAAAATTGCATCGTCAGGAGGAACGCCGCTCACGCCTGCTCAGAGCTGCCAACCGCGTGGGAAAAGAAATCGCGTCCATTCTCGACCTTGACCAACTCCTGCCGCAGACAGTGAACATCATTTGCGAAGCGTACGGTTTGTATTATGCGGGCGTGTTCCTGCTTGATGAAAAAGGCGAATATGCAGTTCTTCGCGCGGGTTACGGAAAAGCTGGCAAAGCCATGGTGACAGAAGGTCACAAATTACGCATCGGCACCGAATCGATGATCGGCGCGTGCATCGCCATGGGCGAGGCGCGAATTGCCCTGGATGTCGGCGAGGAACGCGTTCACTTCAAGAATCCGCATTTGCCGCACACCCGCTCCGAGATGGCGCTTCCGTTAATTTATGGCGGAAGGACTCTCGGTGCGGTCACCATTCAATCCTCTGAAGAACGGGCGTTCAGCGATGATGACATTACGACTCTGTTGACCATGGCGGAACATTTGGCTGTAGCCATTAATAACGCGCGCCTCATCGATGAGTTGAAGGAGGCTCATAACGAGATTCTCCGTAATAAAGTCTTTGAAGCGCTCACCACCGCCTCGACCGAAGCCATTCACTGGATCGGGAACAAGACGCTTCCCATTTCGCTGACAGTTGCCCGCCTGCGCGAAGAGATTTCCGATGGCAAGGTGGACCTCGACTCGTTCAGGGAAGACCTTGACATGATCGCCGAAAGCGCGACTCAGATCATTCAGGTCAAGGAGCAGCTTATCGGCGCCGTCCGTGAAATGAAACCCCGCCCTGTCCTTCTTGCAGATGTGCTGCAAACCGCAGCCATGCAGCGCGGTATTCCGCAAAAAGCGTTGAAAATCGATATTTCCCCTGAAGCCGCCTATGTCATAGCAGACTCGACCCAACTGACGCGAGCCATTGGCAACATTCTGCAAAATGCGGTCGAAGCAGGCGCAAAAACGGTCAAGGTTCACACACGTCTCACCGAAGAGCGCGGCGTGTTGGAGATCGACATCGAAGACGACGGCTCGGGGATGAACGACGAAACCCAGCGCAAGGCCTGGTCGCCGTTCTTCACGACACGCGGTGTTGCGCATCACGGACTTGGCTTACCCGCAACGCTTCACGTTCTGTCGCAATCGCAGGGACGAATTGCCCTCGTGAGTGAGGTGGGCAGGGGGACAACCGTCGCAATGATGATGCCGCAAGGGCGTGTGACCAGCTCAGAGATCCAGCCGGGAGGCTTGAAGAATATTTTGCTCATTGACGATGACGATGATTGGGCAAATCTTCTCAAGGAAATGTTCAAAGGAGCAAAGGTCAAATTGACCCAGTCCACCGACTTGAAAAAATTCCCCGAAGCAGATCTTGTTTTGGTGGATGAGCATATCACCTCGGCTTCGTTGAGCGATGTTCTGGCTGCCATTTCCAAAGCCGGACTTGCCCCAAAGACGATCATCCTCACCTCCGCCATCAGCCCCGAACGCGTGACCCAATATATGCGCGGCGGCTTGAAGGATGTGACCGTCAAGCCGTATTCTGTAAATGAATTGAACGACCTGTTGAAGTAA
- a CDS encoding ATP-binding cassette domain-containing protein, whose translation MTQPKKKRTHAFSKPARTQLKAAPQKVHDAAPEAIIEMRGIVKRFSNAAGEFTVLKGVDLMINRGEFVSIVGKSGSGKSTLLNMITGIDHPTEGQVIVNHNDIYTGVSESARSKWRGKNLGIVFQFFQLLPMLTLLENVMLPMDYVDMYDFDERPGRAMELLTLMGLDKFANKLPVLVSTGQQQLAAIARAMACDPPLLIADEPTGNLDTRSADTIIRIFEHFVEQGKTIVMVTHDPSLTSRTHRNIVISDGELIDETVSRSLPQLRHRHMLEFTKLAQRRFYQPRETIISRDEPVSHFFMIRKGRVEVVLQKTRSKEILLSQIGANEFFGDIELLRGGNSIANVRAGSESVEVLMVPREDFTRVMAESPITVEAVSRIVQKRLDQHRMVDPRRKR comes from the coding sequence ATGACGCAGCCAAAAAAGAAACGCACGCACGCCTTTTCGAAACCGGCTCGGACTCAGCTGAAAGCTGCTCCACAGAAAGTGCATGATGCCGCCCCCGAAGCGATCATCGAGATGCGCGGCATTGTCAAGAGATTTTCCAACGCAGCGGGCGAGTTTACCGTCCTCAAAGGCGTGGACTTGATGATCAACCGCGGCGAATTTGTCTCCATTGTGGGGAAATCCGGCAGCGGCAAATCCACGTTATTGAACATGATCACCGGTATCGACCATCCCACCGAAGGGCAGGTCATCGTCAACCACAATGACATCTACACGGGCGTGAGCGAAAGCGCGCGCTCGAAGTGGCGCGGGAAAAACCTGGGCATTGTCTTCCAATTCTTCCAATTGCTCCCGATGTTGACATTGCTCGAAAACGTCATGCTCCCGATGGATTACGTGGACATGTACGACTTCGATGAACGTCCGGGGCGCGCCATGGAATTGTTGACACTGATGGGGTTGGATAAATTCGCCAACAAGCTGCCTGTGCTGGTTTCTACGGGCCAACAACAATTGGCTGCCATCGCCCGTGCAATGGCTTGCGACCCCCCGCTCCTCATTGCGGATGAGCCGACCGGCAACCTCGACACCCGCTCTGCCGATACCATCATCCGAATTTTCGAGCATTTCGTGGAGCAGGGCAAGACCATAGTAATGGTCACGCACGACCCGTCCCTGACATCCCGCACACACCGGAATATCGTCATTTCCGACGGTGAATTGATAGACGAGACCGTTTCGAGATCCCTGCCGCAGTTGCGGCACCGGCACATGCTGGAGTTTACGAAACTGGCGCAACGGCGATTCTATCAACCCAGGGAGACCATCATTTCGCGGGATGAACCGGTCAGCCATTTCTTCATGATCCGCAAGGGCAGGGTCGAGGTGGTATTGCAAAAGACGCGCAGCAAGGAGATCCTCCTTTCGCAGATTGGCGCAAACGAATTTTTTGGCGACATCGAACTATTGCGCGGCGGGAATTCCATTGCCAATGTGCGGGCGGGAAGTGAGTCGGTGGAAGTATTGATGGTTCCCCGCGAAGATTTTACACGTGTCATGGCGGAATCCCCGATCACGGTCGAAGCAGTAAGCAGGATCGTGCAAAAACGTCTTGATCAGCACCGTATGGTTGACCCGAGAAGGAAAAGATAG